The following are encoded in a window of Nilaparvata lugens isolate BPH chromosome 13, ASM1435652v1, whole genome shotgun sequence genomic DNA:
- the LOC111045612 gene encoding N-alpha-acetyltransferase 25, NatB auxiliary subunit, with amino-acid sequence MTSSADSGVAERRLRPIYDCLDCGNNKRALQEADKLLRKHPTAQCAKALKCLALLRMGKEKECEQLIKLVHDEVPQNEATLQAMSICYRELHRPELICQLYAAAAEKQPASEDLLTHLFMSYVRVGDYKKQQTVAMALYKLLPKNPYYFWAVMSIVMQARTSKPELKSSIVLPLAERMIDKFIKQDKIEAEQEVQLYLMILEMQGKLEEMLAVIQGPLGEKLQSLLIPNKRVELLIKLKRWREANVLLKKMLKEEMDSWTYYKDYLLSVFHLIEESGGGERKEKKRKGEGEKGVKSDEKKVGEEQTKGVGNNDNKKGGEKKIGEEQAKSMENKEKKVQKEGVEGGETKSVENNEKKGEDEKGEVGWRKEMEEVVGSREKNKEEKKVVENKKGSEEEEKKIDSEKGEEGKKEIENSEKPKDGEKKIEDGLGEVEKTKNGEEVEKKKKEEETKEEEEEEEADCTLSDCAAFLSNIQEENQRASHRLRGPYLAQLEFYAMLKKHGKENEVHLVGDLVELFMLYFHEFGGKQCCLGDLKPYLKMLSSEQATDFLNQVFKMVQLEEGSLPSNLQQMLRYLTNLQLSRCLGFHEVLDFNSKLKLATSLLHCYKESLHFNEGQLSTDFMNNDPYALLTAHILYDIWIDTKDAIFLKDACVVLEFALSASVSNYQIKLLLMKMYNMLGATREAYKVYELLDIKHMQLDTLGYLHLWPMLSTAQYSQAVQIFNTTLKFFTASCRESADHLTLSYKYGSFLKITEFVEFRDRINNSLHHAFVQVEKTLIDVMQATSHDHTCQMVEQSIVTDDLDWDQLEDNRDFTILWSANPPHRNFPQHLIEQSFQTEKDLLRLRVLLLKLLTSAINLSFSKNNVKSNREACRADLVKYLEELNGLYERLKKTPHPKLPLNIVEAPPESRLHDYIASQLVPLLANLTRTVLGVEFSLATSKNNSESNILNGGGVLNGEEFERLKLEDFSDFSDKSAKSLTEATEEVSSFAKANFGNGVNENSLNERLETIQRVTLVVELVCVAAVFCGVVFQLAKETMAPVVKKGKKKKDSTPAVVNSDPAHKNRVDCFESLVTCTTKAIKVMDETVNHLKSAWHPSLTNVVTRVDLLEFKHPFCQYLNESYISSLCELSSILRRKLRHIEELKL; translated from the exons GTTCCGCAAAACGAAGCAACACTACAGGCGATGTCGATTTGCTACCGCGAACTGCACCGACCAGAGTTGATTTGCCAGCTATACGCGGCAGCCGCCGAGAAACAGCCGGCCAGCGAAGACCTACTCACCCACCTGTTCATGTCCTACGTCCGCGTTGGAGACTACAAGAAGCAACAAACTGTTGCCATGGCCCTATACAAACTATTACCCAAGAACCCCTACTACTTCTGGGCGGTGATGAGCATCGTAATGCAGGCGCGCACCTCCAAACCCGAACTGAAAAGCTCCATAGTGCTGCCTCTCGCCGAACGAATGATCGACAAATTCATTAAACAGGACAAGATAGAGGCCGAACAAGAGGTGCAGTTGTATCTGATGATACTTGAAATGCAGGGGAAACTCGAGGAGATGTTGGCTGTGATTCAGGGACCTTTGGGTGAGAAGTTGCAGTCGTTGTTGATACCCAATAAACGGGTGGAACTGTTGATCAAGTTGAAAAGATGGCGGGAGGCGAATGTTTTGTTGAAGAAAATGCTGAAGGAGGAGATGGATAGTTGGACTTATTACAAGGATTATTTGCTGTCGGTGTTTCATTTGATTGAGGAGAGTGGTGGTggggagaggaaggagaagaagaggaaagggGAAGGGGAGAAGGGTGTGAAAAGTGATGAGAAGAAGGTAGGGGAAGAACAGACGAAAGGTGTGGGAAATAATGACAATAAGAAAGGAGGGGAGAAGAAGATAGGTGAAGAACAGGCGAAAAGTATGGAGAATAAAGAGAAGAAGGTACAGAAGGAGGGGGTGGAAGGGGGAGAAACGAAAAGTGTGGAAAATAATGAGAAGAAGGGGGAAGATGAGAAGGGAGAAGTTGGCTGGAGGAAGGAAATGGAAGAAGTGGTAGGATCTAGGGAGAAaaataaggaggagaagaaggtggtGGAGAATAAAAAGGgaagtgaggaggaggagaagaagattgatAGCGAGAAAGGGGAGGAGGGGAAGAAAGAGATTGAGAACAGTGAAAAACCGAAAGATGGAGAGAAGAAGATCGAGGATGGTTTAGGAGAGGTGGAGAAGACGAAAAACGGTgaagaggtggagaagaagaaaaaggaggaggagactaaagaagaagaagaagaggaagaagcagATTGTACTTTATCGGATTGCGCCGCGTTTTTGAGTAACATCCAGGAGGAGAATCAGAGGGCGTCCCATAGATTGCGTGGTCCATACTTGGCTCAACTGGAGTTCTATGCCATGTTGAAGAAGCACGGCAAGGAGAATGAGGTCCACCTAGTGGGTGACCTTGTAGAACTGTTCATGCTGTACTTCCACGAGTTTGGAGGCAAGCAATGCTGTCTGGGAGATCTGAAGCCTTACCTCAAAATGCTATCCAGCGAGCAAGCAACCGATTTTTTGAATCAG GTATTCAAAATGGTGCAGCTAGAAGAGGGTAGCCTTCCATCCAATCTGCAGCAGATGTTGCGTTACTTGACCAACCTACAACTGAGCAGATGCCTGGGTTTCCACGAGGTGTTGGACTTCAACAGCAAACTGAAGCTGGCCACCAGCCTCCTCCACTGCTACAAGGAGAGCCTCCACTTCAACGAGGGCCAACTCTCCACAGATTTCATGAACAACGATCCCTACGCACTATTGACCGCTCACATACTCTATGATATCTGGATTGATACCAAGgacgccatttttctcaaggacGCCTGTGTAGTTCTAGAGTTTGCGTTATCTGCCAGTGTGTCCAACTACCAGATCAAACTGCTGCTGATGAAGATGTACAACATGTTGGGGGCTACCAGGGAAGCATACAAAGTTTACGAGCTGTTAGACATAAAACATATGCAGTTGGACACCCTGGGTTACCTGCATTTATGGCCCATGCTGAGCACTGCACAATATAGTCAGGCCGTACAAATTTTCAACAcgactttgaaatttttcacgGCTAGCTGTAGGGAAAGTGCAGATCATCTAACGCTCTCCTACAAGTATGGATCGTTTCTGAAGATAACAGAATTTGTTGAGTTTAGGGATCGCATCAATAACTCGCTTCACCACGCGTTTGTGCAGGTGGAGAAGACGTTGATCGACGTTATGCAAGCTACCTCCCACGATCACACCTGCCAAATGGTCGAGCAGTCAATTGTAACCGACGATCTTGACTGGGATCAGCTGGAAGATAACCGCGACTTCACGATACTGTGGTCGGCCAACCCTCCCCACCGCAATTTCCCGCAACATCTTATAGAGCAGTCGTTTCAAACTGAAAAAGATTTGCTCAGATTGCGTGTGctgttgttgaaattattgactAGCGCCATAAATTTATCTTTTAGTAAAAACAATGTTAAGTCTAATAGAGAAGCGTGTAGGGCggatttagtgaagtatttgGAGGAGCTGAACGGGTTGTATGAGAGGTTGAAGAAAACTCCACACCCAAAGCTGCCGTTGAATATTGTCGAGGCACCCCCGGAGTCCAGACTTCACGACTATATAGCATCGCAGTTAGTTCCTTTACTGGCCAACCTAACCAGGACTGTATTAGGAGTTGAGTTTAGTTTGGCTACTAGCAAAAATAattcggaaagcaatattttgAACGGTGGAGGGGTGTTGAACGGTGAAGAATTTGAACGGTTGAAATTGGAGGATTTCAGTGATTTCTCGGACAAGTCTGCTAAGAGTTTAACGGAGGCCACAGAGGAAGTATCGAGTTTTGCGAAAGCGAATTTCGGCAACGGGGTCAACGAGAACAGTTTGAACGAACGTTTGGAGACTATACAGCGTGTTACGTTAGTAGTGGAACTAGTTTGTGTagcggcggttttttgtggtGTAGTGTTTCAATTGGCGAAGGAAACGATGGCTCCAGTTGTGAAAAAAGGTAAGAAAAAGAAGGATAGTACTCCGGCTGTGGTTAACAGTGACCCCGCGCACAAAAATCGCGTCGATTGCTTTGAATCTCTTGTCACGTGCACCACTAAAGCGATCAAAGTGATGGATGAAACAGTAAACCACCTAAAATCGGCCTGGCATCCCAGTCTCACAAACGTTGTCACGCGCGTCGACCTCCTAGAATTCAAACATCCTTTCTGCCAGTATCTCAACGAAAGTTACATCAGTTCTCTGTGTGAACTCAGTTCAATTCTTAGGAGAAAACTTCGCCATATTGAAGAACTGAAACTGTAG